TTATTGGATTATAATGTTGAACAATTAAAACTAATCTTGAAATTATTGAAATTAAATCGTGAGATCATATTTACCGAAAAATATACTTCGGAATCTCCAAATGAGATTGATTATCGAACAGCAATCCATCCAAAAAAGCCTTCATTGATTGTGTCTCAGAAGCCATATTATCAATTATTTGAGGATAGTAATGGTTTTCAAGAAGATATCAGTATAATAGATTTATTGTTCAGTCAGGGACCCCAATCGAAAAACTTTTTCTAAGAAGTTTTTTGCTTTTATCCTGAAACTTTTTGTTTAAGTTTAATGTTCTTAATTAAACCAAATGTTTTCATGATACAAATTGCATCTATCTGCGTTTGCTTATTAATTTCGTTTTCTGCCATGGCTCAATCCGGTGCAGATACTATTCATTACCGTAAAGTTTATTATTTCGGCGGTACTGGTCTTTCTTTTCCATTAGGAAAGACAAAAGATGTCTTGACGACCAAGCTCTTCACGGGGAGTATGGGATTGGATATTTCGTTGAAAAATCCAAAATATTATCTACAGCCCACATTGTACATGATGGCATTTGGTTATAATCAACTCCAAGACGATTCTGAATATAATCGTGTGTTGAAGAATGCCCGATCTACGATGTACATCCTGAGTTTAGCGGGAGGGATGCGCAGGCAATGGGAACGCTTAAACACCTATGCTTATTTAGGGCCTTCTGGTGCATTGAACATGGAACCAAGGGCAGAAGACAATGCTGCTGATGGAACTGTCAACTTGCATTATGAATACAGTATTTCTCCGGCTATTAAATTAGGAGTTGGTTCGGATTATAAGTTCAAGGGATTTTTCCTTGGCATGGAGGTCGGGTACATGCACAATTTCCGGAAAATGCAGGGAAATCCAGTCAATGTACTGTCGATAATGGTCGGCTTAAAATCGGATATCACTAAAATAAGTGATAAAGTCGTAGAAGTTATATCAAAATAATTACAATATAAAATATTGATTTACAGGTAGTTTAATAAATTCCTTAAAATAAATTGTATTTTTTTTGAAAATAAATACAATATGCAGGAATATATGTCGTTATTACACTATCTAGATAAATAGAAAATATTTAGGTTAATAATTGGTTTGGTAAAATACCTGGAGTTCTCCGCTCCGGGTATTTTTGTTTTATGGCTCTTTTATTTCGTAAACACACCTTCTTCCTTTACTGAACAAATGTTCAGTACGTTTCACATTTCCGCCTAATAATTCATTAAATACTTGGAGCTCTACTTGGCAGAATTTTTGGCAAGCTGATGCAGCTTCACAAATTGGACAGTGATCCTCTATTAGTAAAAAACCACCTTCTACCTTCTCGTACCTGGCCATATATCCCTCTTGATCTCGAATCTGTGCTAATCTTTTGATCCTTCCCTCCAAGTCATTTTCTTCACCTAGCACATTTGAATATTTTGCCTTCAAATCTTCTGCACTGTAGGCCAAAACTGCATTCATTCCTGAATCCCCAAAAACTGAACGTATGGTTTCAATTAATTTAATGGTTACTTCTTGATATTTTGCTGGAAATTTCGAATGCCCAGCTTTTGTTAAGGACCAAATCTGTTGGGGACGACCACGACCTTTAACCTCTGTTGAAGATTCTACTAAGCCTTCGGCCGCCAACTTTAATAAATTAAATCGCGCTCCTTCAACGGTAATCCCTAATTCTTTGGCTAAGGGTATAATGGCCATGGGACCATTTATTTTTATGATTTCTAGTGCGCGTTCATTTTCCTGTAACATATTCACATTCCCACTTATAACTCACAAGATACAAAATATTAAAATTAACATAAAAAATATCCTTTTATATGCTGTGTTGTCATATAGTGTGTTTGTAAGGTACTGATATTCAGGTGTAAAATATCTATTTAACGAAATATAATTTAAATGTAATAAACTAAGTGATTATTTGGTTTAATATAATCTAAGAAATAGTTTTGGTTGAAGATTTAAGTTTTTTACTAACTCAACTAAAATGAAATTAACTGTAAAAGCCTTTGCACAAAAAGACAAATTGTCAACACAGGAGTATTCAAAACAATCTGGGATACCCTGATTCTGGTTTGGAAAGATTTAAAATATTTAACGATTAAATTCAGTTTACAATTTATATAATCAACATGCAACCAATCATAATTAAGAAAATACATTTCTTTTTAATTTTTCTGTCCATCATTCTAATTTCAGGATGTGTTGGAGAAGCAAAAGATATAGAGAATGATAATGAAGTAAAGGATGTAAATATCCTAACCTTAAAATCTGAACAAGCTAATCAATACTATGATTATCCTGCTAGTATAAAAGGCCAACAAAACGTTGAAATTAGACCTAAAATAGATGGATTTATCGAGCAGATTTTGATCGATGAAGGTGCAAAGGTGAAAAAAGGTCAATTACTTTTCAAGATTAGCAATCCAATGTATGAACAAGAAGTGTTGTCAGCAAAAGCATCCATTGAAAGGTTTCAAGCAGCAGTGAATACTGCGAGAATGAACTATAAAAAAACGGTTCCTTTGGTTGAAAAGGGAATCATCAGTGAATATGAACTTGAAGCCAAAGACCTTGATTTAAAAGGGAAACAAGCAGAATTAGAAGAGGCAAAAGCTAGATTGCGAAATGCTAAGGTGAATTTATCCTATACTTCAATTTTTAGTCCTTCAAATGGAATAATTGGGACTCTGCCTTTTAAGATAGGAAGCTTGGTCAGTAGCTCTAGCCCTGAGCCGTTGACGGTAGTATCGGATATTTCAAATGTTCATGTTTATTTTTCTATTTCAGAAAAGCAATACCTTGCTATGATCGAGGAGGGTAAAAATATTTCTTTAGAACAATCCATTGCTAAACTTCCTCAAGTTGAATTGATCCTTCAAAATGGGATGGTTTATCCTCAAAAAGGTAAAATTGAGACTTCTGGGGGCTTAATAAATTCGACAACTGGATCAATAAGCTTAAGGGCAGAATTCCCAAACGAAAATGGATTAATTCGAAGTGGCAGCAGTGCCACCATCAGACTGGAAAAGCCTATTTCTGACGCTATTTTAATTCCTGCTAAAGCAACTTTTGAAATGCAGGGTAATAAGTTTGCCATAATGCTTGATCAGGATAATAAAGCAAAAACTGTAGGGATAGAGGTATCTGATTTGCCGATCGGTGATTCCTTTGTAGTTGTTAAAGGATTAAAGCCTGGGGATCTTATTGTTACGGAAAATGTAGGATCTATCAAAGATGGAGATCTTCTCAAGCCTAAACAAAACGAGAAAATAGCAGAAATAAAATAAGATAAATTTTAATGATGGACCCTGAAATGCAGATAGCTTAAATAGTTGTCCTGGAATAACTATGTCCATAAAATCAAGAAAATATGTTAAAGACATTTATAGACAATCCCGTTCTATCCACCGTTATTTCGATTATAATCGTCATCTTGGGAGTTTTAGGATTGGTCAATTTACCTATTTCACAATATCCTGATATTGCTCCTCCCACGGTTCAGGTAACGGCAAATTATCCTGGTGCGAATGCTGAGGTTATGATGAAAAGTGTCATTATCCCTTTGGAAGAACAAATTAATGGGGTCGAGAAGATGACCTACATGACGTCCAAGGCAAGTAATGACGGTTCTGCAGTAATCACCGTTAATTTTGAGCAAGGTGCAGATCCAGATTTGGCTGCCATCAATGTGCAGAATAGGGTTGCAAAAGCGAATGGTGTTATGCCTCCTGAGGTAATCCGATCAGGGATTACTACTACTAAAATGCTGAATTCATGGTTGATAGGTTTTTTTATTTATAGTGAAAACAAGGATTATGATTCTAAGTTTTTAGATAATTATATGCGCATCAACATTGTGCCCGAGCTCAAACGTATCTCTGGAGTTGCGGATGTTCAAATGTGGAGTTTGATGGATTATTCGATGCGTATATGGCTCAAACCTGATGTGATGGCCACCTATGGATTAGTTCCTGACGATATTGTGAATGCTTTGGCTGATCAAAATTTAGAAGCGGCTCCAGGTAAGATAGGCGAGAATAGTTCCAAAACTTTTGAATATGTTCTAAAATATACCGGCCGTTTGGAGGAGGACCATGAGTTTGAAGAAATTGTATTGAAAGCTACAGAGAATGGTCAAATCTTAAGATTAAAAGACGTGGCAGAGGTGGAGCTAGGTGCGGTAAGTTATGCCTTCGAAAATTCATTGAATGGTTTTCCAACCACAGGTGGAGCAGTTATGCAGACAGCAGGCTCAAATGCTCATGAAATTAACCAACAAATCGTAGAATTTTTGAACCAAGCTCAAAAGGATTTTCCGCCCGGCGTAAAATGGGATACTTACCTGAATACCAATAATTTTTTAGATGCTTCAATCTCTAAATTAGTAAAGACTTTGGTTGAGGCCTTTTTATTGGTTTTCATTATGGTCTATATTTTTTTGCAAGATTTTAGATCCACATTGATTCCTGCTATTGCTGTTCCTGTTGCTATTGTGGGGACCTTTTTCTTTTTAAATCTTTTTGGGTATACATTAAATTTATTGACGCTATTTGCATTGGTATTGGCTATTGGGATTGTTGTCGATGACGCCATTGTTGTTGTGGAGTCGGTTCATGCTAAACTAGACCAAGGAGCAAAATCTCCAAGGTTGGCAACCTTAAATGCCATGCATGAGATCAGTACGGCCATTATTTCAATCACCCTTATAATGTCTGCGGTTTTCATACCAGTAACCTTTATTAAAGGTTCTGCAGGGGTATTTTATCAACAGTTTGGAATTACCTTGGCTGTTGCCATTATTATTTCTGCTATTAATGCATTGACATTAAGTCCTGCCTTATGTGCATTACTCTTGAAACCTCATCATATT
The Sphingobacterium daejeonense genome window above contains:
- a CDS encoding efflux RND transporter periplasmic adaptor subunit: MQPIIIKKIHFFLIFLSIILISGCVGEAKDIENDNEVKDVNILTLKSEQANQYYDYPASIKGQQNVEIRPKIDGFIEQILIDEGAKVKKGQLLFKISNPMYEQEVLSAKASIERFQAAVNTARMNYKKTVPLVEKGIISEYELEAKDLDLKGKQAELEEAKARLRNAKVNLSYTSIFSPSNGIIGTLPFKIGSLVSSSSPEPLTVVSDISNVHVYFSISEKQYLAMIEEGKNISLEQSIAKLPQVELILQNGMVYPQKGKIETSGGLINSTTGSISLRAEFPNENGLIRSGSSATIRLEKPISDAILIPAKATFEMQGNKFAIMLDQDNKAKTVGIEVSDLPIGDSFVVVKGLKPGDLIVTENVGSIKDGDLLKPKQNEKIAEIK
- a CDS encoding helix-turn-helix transcriptional regulator, coding for MLQENERALEIIKINGPMAIIPLAKELGITVEGARFNLLKLAAEGLVESSTEVKGRGRPQQIWSLTKAGHSKFPAKYQEVTIKLIETIRSVFGDSGMNAVLAYSAEDLKAKYSNVLGEENDLEGRIKRLAQIRDQEGYMARYEKVEGGFLLIEDHCPICEAASACQKFCQVELQVFNELLGGNVKRTEHLFSKGRRCVYEIKEP